A genomic region of Drosophila pseudoobscura strain MV-25-SWS-2005 chromosome 5, UCI_Dpse_MV25, whole genome shotgun sequence contains the following coding sequences:
- the Arl4 gene encoding ADP-ribosylation factor-like protein 4C isoform X2, producing the protein MGATMVKPLVKNGNLLDALPSQGTLHVVMLGLDSAGKTTALYRLKFDQYLNTVPTIGFNCEKVQGTIGRAKGIHFLIWDVGGQEKLRPLWRSYTRF; encoded by the exons ATGGGCGCTACAATGGTAAAGCCTTTGGTAAAGAATGGAAATTTGTTGGATGCATTGCCGTCACAG GGAACGTTGCATGTTGTCATGTTAGGCTTAGACTCTGCTGGAAAAACAACGGCACTATACAGACTCAAATTTGACCAGTATTTAAATACAGTGCCCACTATTGGATTTAATTGTGAAAAG GTGCAAGGTACGATTGGACGAGCAAAGGGAATTCACTTTCTAATTTGGGATGTTGGAGGACAGGAAAAGCTGAGGCCATTGTGGCGAAGTTACACACG ATTTTGA
- the Abcd1 gene encoding ATP-binding cassette sub-family D member — MTVLSKYVDRIAEKCEQNGITKHAFSCVLVTSAIVALTIKITTPYVRNTQSQSPRKILTGKTKINTGALTPSGTDGSDEDLKLAEAEKLLVAQKLKNKTNKQMIEPGLNKEFLKQLGMLVKIMIPNTLCYETGLLSIHTFCLISRTFLSIYVAALEGALVKFIVRKDVKQFSFVLLKWFGIAIPATFVNSMIRFLESKLALAFRTRLVRHSYRLYFKNQNYYRVSNLDGRIENADHRLTEDISVFASSVAHLYSSLTKPCFDLMLIGLALMRSSRKMKANILTGPALSVSVIALTAHILRIVSPKFGQLVSEEANRYGYLRHIHSRIITNAEEIAFYGGHKVEMQQLRQAYNRLVNQMNNIFSQKLWFIMLEQFFMKYVWSGTGMIMVSLPILTGSAGDSSSLVDSSSTESNVSERTQYLTTARNLLISAADAIERLMSSYKEIVALAGYTYRVAGMMDVFEETAQGIYCKATVVENDEMNGIIEFRDGKPVAKGRIIYTDDPGNMSITLRAVPVVTPNCDIVVPSLTLCIEPGVHLLITGPNGCGKSSLFRILSGLWPIYAGELHIPRPVEDKPCMFYIPQRPYMSIGSLCDQIIYPDTREDMKRKNITENELKDILKMVSLEHIAQRDSFDVVRDWKDILSGGEKQRMAIARLFYHKPRYALLDECTSAVSIDVESSIYEIAKSMGITLLTITHRPTLWKYHTHILEFDGLGSWRFRKMDSNEQQKEQFLH, encoded by the exons ATGACCGTTCTATCCAAATACGTAGACCGTATAGCGGAAAAATGTGAACAAAATGGAATTACAAAGCACGCTTTTAGCTGCGTGCTCGTGACCAGTGCGATAGTAGCTCTTACCATTAAGATTACTACTCCGTATGTAAGAAATACGCAATCACAATCCCCAAGAAAGATTTTAACtgggaaaacaaaaatcaatacaGGGGCATTAACACCATCAGGAACAGATGGCTCTGATGAAGATTTAAAGCTCGCTGAAGCAGAAAAATTATTGGTGGCacagaaattaaaaaacaaaaccaataaGCAGATGATCGAGCCTGGTTTAAACAAAGAATTTTTGAAGCAACTGGGAATGCTAGTTAAGATTATGATACCTAATACTCTGTGCTACGAGACAGGCTTGCTCAGCATACACACGTTTTGCCTCATTTCCCGAACCTTCCTCAGTATTTATGTGGCCGCATTAGAGGGTGCACTTGTTAAATTTATAGTGCGTAAGGACGTTAAGCAGTTTTCCTTTGTTCTGCTTAAATGGTTTGGTATTGCTATCCCCGCTACATTTGTGAATTCAATGATACGTTTTCTGGAAAGTAAATTGGCACTCGCCTTCag AACGCGTTTGGTACGTCATTCATACCGATTATATTTCAAGAATCAAAATTACTATAGAGTATCAAATTTGGACGGACGTATCGAAAATGCGGATCATCG GCTCACTGAAGATATTTCCGTATTTGCCAGTTCTGTGGCTCATTTATACAGTAGCCTGACTAAGCCTTGTTTCGACTTGATGCTAATTGGCTTAGCATTGATGAGATCGTCCCGAAAAATGAAAGCGAATATCCTAACAG GTCCGGCTTTGTCTGTAAGTGTCATAGCCCTAACCGCGCACATCTTACGGATTGTCTCACCAAAGTTTGGACAGCTGGTATCGGAGGAGGCAAACCGTTATGGTTACCTTAGGCATATTCACTCACGCATCATAACAAATGCCGAAGAAATAGCTTTTTACGGAGGGCATAAG gTGGAGATGCAACAGTTAAGGCAGGCATACAATCGCCTTGTTAATCAAATGAATAACATTTTTAGCCAAAAGCTGTGGTTTATAATGCTTGAACAATTTTTTATGAAATACGTTTGGTCTGGTACTGGAATGATTATGGTATCGTTACCTATTCTGACAGGAAGTGCCGGCGATTCTTCATCTCTTGTTGATTCTTCTTCCACTGAGTCCAATGTTAGCGAGCGCActcagtatttgacaacagcCAGAAATTTACTAATTTCTGCAGCGGACGCCATTGAACGATTGATGTCTTCCTACAAGGAGATTGTTGCTCTTGCTGGTTACACTTACCGTGTAGCTGGCATGATGGATGTGTTTGAGGAAACCGCTCAGGGAATCTATTGTAAGGCAACAGTAGTAGAAAACGACGAGATGAATGGTATTATTGAATTCCGTGATGGCAAACCTGTAGCTAAAGGTCGCATTATTTATACGGATGATCCCGGAAATATGTCAATCACTCTACGAGCAGTTCCAGTAGTGACACCCAACTGTGATATAGTTGTACCAAGCCTAACGCTTTGCATCGAGCCCGGTGTGCATTTGTTAATCACTGGTCCAAATGGATGTGGAAAGTCTAGCTTATTCCGTATATTAAGTGGACTTTGGCCCATATATGCTGGGGAATTGCATATTCCACGGCCCGTGGAAGATAAACCCTGCATGTTCTATATTCCGCAGCGACCGTATATGTCTATTGGCAGCTTATGTGACCAAATAATTTATCCCGATACCCGAGAGGATATGAAACGCAAGAACATAACCGAAAATGAGCTAAAAGACATTTTAAAAATGGTCAGCCTAGAGCACATTGCGCAACG TGATAGTTTTGATGTGGTTCGCGATTGGAAGGACATTCTATCTGGAGGAGAAAAACAACGTATGGCGATAGCTCGACTTTTTTATCATAA GCCACGTTATGCTTTACTTGATGAATGTACCAGCGCAGTTTCCATAGATGTTGAGAGTTCGATATATGAAATTGCGAAAAGCATGGGCATAACGCTTCTGACAATAACACACAGACCGACTCTATG GAAAtatcacacacacattttggAGTTTGACGGTCTGGGAAGCTGGCGTTTTAGAAAAATGGATTCAAATGAGCAGCAGAAAGAACAGTTCCTGCATTAA
- the LOC26532654 gene encoding tetratricopeptide repeat protein 39B-like isoform X4 has protein sequence MSVTQAAFKDGQKWDLNEEESDFEEYYDACSDHYGFDSYKTDFKTSIEHAELALQYFFNNQFDEARNILQPFAETSFYHSLGYAVFSFLEAMLTFENIEGASAKIKKCIELCQLFRKKNTLTESITSTFKKKNYSQLTDQECHAELCLAEALLMNALLTFIENDNLSGLIRGSLKVRQCYSGFRACEQIMKSREWIFDVVKDSASASTHFASGVYMGIGTFNLMISILPGRILNILKFIGFTGSKGLARLLNTKRN, from the exons ATGTCGGTCACCCAAGCAGCGTTCAAAGATGGTCAAAAATGGGATTTAAATGAAGAAGAGTCAGATTTCGAG GAATATTATGATGCCTGCTCGGATCATTACGGCTTTGATAGCTATAAAACTGATTTTAAAACATCTATAGAGCACGCCGAACTGGCGttgcaatatttttttaataaccAATTCGATGAAGCAAGAAATATTTTGCAACCATTCGCCGAAACAAGCTTTTATCACTCATTGGGATATGCagtattttcttttcttgagGCTATGCTTACTTTCGAAAATATCGAGGGTGCGTCGGCGAAAATAAAAAAGTGTATAGAGCTTTGCCAATTATTCAGGAAAAAGAATACTCTAACGGAATCCATCACTAGTACATTCAAGAAG AAAAACTATTCCCAGCTAACAGATCAGGAATGCCATGCTGAGCTGTGTTTGGCAGAGGCTTTATTAATGAACGCCCTCTTAACATTCATTGAGAATGATAATCTGAGTGGACTGATTCGTGGTAGCCTCAAAGTACGGCAATGTTATAGTGGTTTCAG AGCATGTGAGCAAATAATGAAGTCTCGTGAATGGATCTTCGACGTGGTCAAGGACTCAGCATCGGCTAGCACCCATTTCGCCAGTGGAGTGTATATGGGGATTGGAACGTTCAACCTTATGATATCAATATTACCTGGACGTATACTAAACATTCTTAAATTTATTGGATTTACGGGCAGCAAG GGACTTGCACGATTGCTTAACACAAAGAGGAATTAA
- the LOC26532654 gene encoding tetratricopeptide repeat protein 39B-like isoform X2 — translation MSVTQAAFKDGQKWDLNEEESDFEEYYDACSDHYGFDSYKTDFKTSIEHAELALQYFFNNQFDEARNILQPFAETSFYHSLGYAVFSFLEAMLTFENIEGASAKIKKCIELCQLFRKKNTLTESITSTFKKKNYSQLTDQECHAELCLAEALLMNALLTFIENDNLSGLIRGSLKVRQCYSGFRACEQIMKSREWIFDVVKDSASASTHFASGVYMGIGTFNLMISILPGRILNILKFIGFTGSKTTGLDYLKKGNREKGLRQILCGLSLLGYYLVVIAMLSDRQSDSDVQFCDEILTAQLAKYPKGGWILFLKGRLELIKGNLFAAELWYLKSVHSQITWPQLHHLSFWELFWLNSLMGNWAEAELYATYLLKNSSWSRTIYTYNLAAVKLACIQQRRTTACNITDPDIQALMLEVPAFRQRISGKSLPMEKFMIKRAIRFGAQNSDLVLPLIEQMYLWNIFKLIKANSLIADDILQTINKELVLLKDPSQTSQLYYADNRALCLLLRGAFYRQMEQPNLALQDLHDCLTQRGIKEDLFLLPYAYVESALCYVPFNKNQAISMLQDTKVPAAPQDTHGANGFK, via the exons ATGTCGGTCACCCAAGCAGCGTTCAAAGATGGTCAAAAATGGGATTTAAATGAAGAAGAGTCAGATTTCGAG GAATATTATGATGCCTGCTCGGATCATTACGGCTTTGATAGCTATAAAACTGATTTTAAAACATCTATAGAGCACGCCGAACTGGCGttgcaatatttttttaataaccAATTCGATGAAGCAAGAAATATTTTGCAACCATTCGCCGAAACAAGCTTTTATCACTCATTGGGATATGCagtattttcttttcttgagGCTATGCTTACTTTCGAAAATATCGAGGGTGCGTCGGCGAAAATAAAAAAGTGTATAGAGCTTTGCCAATTATTCAGGAAAAAGAATACTCTAACGGAATCCATCACTAGTACATTCAAGAAG AAAAACTATTCCCAGCTAACAGATCAGGAATGCCATGCTGAGCTGTGTTTGGCAGAGGCTTTATTAATGAACGCCCTCTTAACATTCATTGAGAATGATAATCTGAGTGGACTGATTCGTGGTAGCCTCAAAGTACGGCAATGTTATAGTGGTTTCAG AGCATGTGAGCAAATAATGAAGTCTCGTGAATGGATCTTCGACGTGGTCAAGGACTCAGCATCGGCTAGCACCCATTTCGCCAGTGGAGTGTATATGGGGATTGGAACGTTCAACCTTATGATATCAATATTACCTGGACGTATACTAAACATTCTTAAATTTATTGGATTTACGGGCAGCAAG actACTGGCCTAGATTATCTAAAGAAGGGAAACCGAGAAAAAGGGTTGCGCCAGATTCTTTGCGGATTGTCCTTGCTTGGGTATTATCTTGTGGTAATAGCTATGCTAAGCGATCGGCAGTCGGACTCCGATGTACAGTTTTGCGATGAAATTCTAACAGCTCAGCTTGCCAAATATCCAAAGGGAGGATGGATACTTTTTCTTAAGGGACGACTTGAGCTAATCAAAGGAAATTTGTTTGCAGCAGAGTTATGGTACTTAAAATCAGTGCATTCACAAATCACGTGGCCACAACTTCACCATTTAAGCTTTTGGGAGCTTTTTTGGTTGAATAGTCTAATGGGAAATTGGGCAGAGGCAGAACTATATGCAACATATTTGCTGAAAAATAGTAGTTGGTCACGAACCATTTATACATATAATTTAGCCGCGGTCAAATTGGCATGCATTCAACAGAGAAGGACCACTGCTTGTAACATTACCGATCCTGATATACAGGCTCTAATGCTTGAAGTCCCCGCATTTAGGCAGAGGATTTCTGGGAAATCGCTACCAATGGAGAAGTTTATGATTAAGCGAGCAATTCGTTTTGGCGCTCAAAACAGTGATCTCGTTCTCCCGCTTATCGAGCAAATGTATCTGTGGAacatatttaaattgattaaagCAAACTCACTTATCGCCGACGATATTCTACAGACAATTAATAAAGAGTTAGTCCTGCTAAAGGACCCAAGTCAAACTTCACAATTATACTATGCAGACAATCGAGCCCTTTGTCTCTTGCTGCGTGGAGCTTTCTATAGGCAAATGGAGCAGCCGAATCTAGCTCTTCA GGACTTGCACGATTGCTTAACACAAAGAGGAATTAAGGAGGACTTGTTTTTATTACCATATGCTTATGTTGAGTCCGCCCTTTGTTACGTACCtttcaacaaaaatcaagCCATATCCATGCTACAGGATACCAA AGTCCCGGCTGCACCTCAGGATACACATGGCGCTAATGGATTTAAATGA
- the LOC26532654 gene encoding tetratricopeptide repeat protein 39B-like isoform X1 encodes MSVTQAAFKDGQKWDLNEEESDFEEYYDACSDHYGFDSYKTDFKTSIEHAELALQYFFNNQFDEARNILQPFAETSFYHSLGYAVFSFLEAMLTFENIEGASAKIKKCIELCQLFRKKNTLTESITSTFKKLTDQECHAELCLAEALLMNALLTFIENDNLSGLIRGSLKVRQCYSGFRACEQIMKSREWIFDVVKDSASASTHFASGVYMGIGTFNLMISILPGRILNILKFIGFTGSKTTGLDYLKKGNREKGLRQILCGLSLLGYYLVVIAMLSDRQSDSDVQFCDEILTAQLAKYPKGGWILFLKGRLELIKGNLFAAELWYLKSVHSQITWPQLHHLSFWELFWLNSLMGNWAEAELYATYLLKNSSWSRTIYTYNLAAVKLACIQQRRTTACNITDPDIQALMLEVPAFRQRISGKSLPMEKFMIKRAIRFGAQNSDLVLPLIEQMYLWNIFKLIKANSLIADDILQTINKELVLLKDPSQTSQLYYADNRALCLLLRGAFYRQMEQPNLALQDLHDCLTQRGIKEDLFLLPYAYVESALCYVPFNKNQAISMLQDTKKKFSHYALESRLHLRIHMALMDLNDNTDGEL; translated from the exons ATGTCGGTCACCCAAGCAGCGTTCAAAGATGGTCAAAAATGGGATTTAAATGAAGAAGAGTCAGATTTCGAG GAATATTATGATGCCTGCTCGGATCATTACGGCTTTGATAGCTATAAAACTGATTTTAAAACATCTATAGAGCACGCCGAACTGGCGttgcaatatttttttaataaccAATTCGATGAAGCAAGAAATATTTTGCAACCATTCGCCGAAACAAGCTTTTATCACTCATTGGGATATGCagtattttcttttcttgagGCTATGCTTACTTTCGAAAATATCGAGGGTGCGTCGGCGAAAATAAAAAAGTGTATAGAGCTTTGCCAATTATTCAGGAAAAAGAATACTCTAACGGAATCCATCACTAGTACATTCAAGAAG CTAACAGATCAGGAATGCCATGCTGAGCTGTGTTTGGCAGAGGCTTTATTAATGAACGCCCTCTTAACATTCATTGAGAATGATAATCTGAGTGGACTGATTCGTGGTAGCCTCAAAGTACGGCAATGTTATAGTGGTTTCAG AGCATGTGAGCAAATAATGAAGTCTCGTGAATGGATCTTCGACGTGGTCAAGGACTCAGCATCGGCTAGCACCCATTTCGCCAGTGGAGTGTATATGGGGATTGGAACGTTCAACCTTATGATATCAATATTACCTGGACGTATACTAAACATTCTTAAATTTATTGGATTTACGGGCAGCAAG actACTGGCCTAGATTATCTAAAGAAGGGAAACCGAGAAAAAGGGTTGCGCCAGATTCTTTGCGGATTGTCCTTGCTTGGGTATTATCTTGTGGTAATAGCTATGCTAAGCGATCGGCAGTCGGACTCCGATGTACAGTTTTGCGATGAAATTCTAACAGCTCAGCTTGCCAAATATCCAAAGGGAGGATGGATACTTTTTCTTAAGGGACGACTTGAGCTAATCAAAGGAAATTTGTTTGCAGCAGAGTTATGGTACTTAAAATCAGTGCATTCACAAATCACGTGGCCACAACTTCACCATTTAAGCTTTTGGGAGCTTTTTTGGTTGAATAGTCTAATGGGAAATTGGGCAGAGGCAGAACTATATGCAACATATTTGCTGAAAAATAGTAGTTGGTCACGAACCATTTATACATATAATTTAGCCGCGGTCAAATTGGCATGCATTCAACAGAGAAGGACCACTGCTTGTAACATTACCGATCCTGATATACAGGCTCTAATGCTTGAAGTCCCCGCATTTAGGCAGAGGATTTCTGGGAAATCGCTACCAATGGAGAAGTTTATGATTAAGCGAGCAATTCGTTTTGGCGCTCAAAACAGTGATCTCGTTCTCCCGCTTATCGAGCAAATGTATCTGTGGAacatatttaaattgattaaagCAAACTCACTTATCGCCGACGATATTCTACAGACAATTAATAAAGAGTTAGTCCTGCTAAAGGACCCAAGTCAAACTTCACAATTATACTATGCAGACAATCGAGCCCTTTGTCTCTTGCTGCGTGGAGCTTTCTATAGGCAAATGGAGCAGCCGAATCTAGCTCTTCA GGACTTGCACGATTGCTTAACACAAAGAGGAATTAAGGAGGACTTGTTTTTATTACCATATGCTTATGTTGAGTCCGCCCTTTGTTACGTACCtttcaacaaaaatcaagCCATATCCATGCTACAGGATACCAA GAAAAAGTTTTCGCACTACGCGTTAGAGTCCCGGCTGCACCTCAGGATACACATGGCGCTAATGGATTTAAATGATAATACCGACGGGGAATTGTAA
- the Arl4 gene encoding ADP-ribosylation factor-like protein 4C isoform X1, which produces MGATMVKPLVKNGNLLDALPSQGTLHVVMLGLDSAGKTTALYRLKFDQYLNTVPTIGFNCEKVQGTIGRAKGIHFLIWDVGGQEKLRPLWRSYTRCTDGILFVIDSVDTERMEEAKMELMRTAKCPDNQGVPVLILANKQDLPSACGAKELEKLLGLNELQNPVPNMPMISSSSSSTGNLIGYSCSNQRYTEKALDPHLPSQPYSPIAPITPILDQTYESNSSMSSGALASFSYMPSDSAEKDKKIQQETKQNWHTTVKHSNAEASNALHMKGWYIQPTCAITGEGLQEGLDALYEMILKRRKINKSHKKRR; this is translated from the exons ATGGGCGCTACAATGGTAAAGCCTTTGGTAAAGAATGGAAATTTGTTGGATGCATTGCCGTCACAG GGAACGTTGCATGTTGTCATGTTAGGCTTAGACTCTGCTGGAAAAACAACGGCACTATACAGACTCAAATTTGACCAGTATTTAAATACAGTGCCCACTATTGGATTTAATTGTGAAAAG GTGCAAGGTACGATTGGACGAGCAAAGGGAATTCACTTTCTAATTTGGGATGTTGGAGGACAGGAAAAGCTGAGGCCATTGTGGCGAAGTTACACACG ATGCACGGatggcattttgtttgttattgaTTCCGTCGACACAGAACGCATGGAAGAGGCAAAAATGGAATTAATGCGTACGGCCAAATGTCCAGACAATCAG GGCGTTCCTGTACTGATACTAGCAAATAAACAAGATCTTCCCAGCGCATGCGGTGCTAAAGAACTGGAAAAGCTTTTGGGGCTTAACGAACTTCAAAATCCAGTGCCGAACATGCCAATGATAAGTTCAAGCTCATCTTCAACTGGCAACCTAATTGGTTATAGCTGTTCAAACCAAAGATATACTGAGAAAGCGTTGGATCCGCATCTACCAAGCCAACCATACTCTCCAATAGCTCCCATAACGCCTATTCTCGATCAAACTTATGAAAGCAATTCGTCAATGAGTAGTGGCGCATTGGCCTCATTTTCATATATGCCTTCTGATTCGGCTGAAAAAGACAAGAAAATTCAGCaagaaacaaagcaaaactgGCATACTACAGTAAAGCATAGCAATGCTGAAGCTTCAAATGCTTTACACATGAAAGGCTGGTATATACAACCCACGTGTGCTATAACTGGCGAAGGTCTTCAGGAAGGTTTGGATGCATTATATGAAATGATTTTGAAACgtcgaaaaataaataagtcCCATAAAAAGAGACGGTAG
- the LOC26532654 gene encoding tetratricopeptide repeat protein 39B-like isoform X3 — protein MSVTQAAFKDGQKWDLNEEESDFEEYYDACSDHYGFDSYKTDFKTSIEHAELALQYFFNNQFDEARNILQPFAETSFYHSLGYAVFSFLEAMLTFENIEGASAKIKKCIELCQLFRKKNTLTESITSTFKKKNYSQLTDQECHAELCLAEALLMNALLTFIENDNLSGLIRGSLKVRQCYSGFRACEQIMKSREWIFDVVKDSASASTHFASGVYMGIGTFNLMISILPGRILNILKFIGFTGSKTTGLDYLKKGNREKGLRQILCGLSLLGYYLVVIAMLSDRQSDSDVQFCDEILTAQLAKYPKGGWILFLKGRLELIKGNLFAAELWYLKSVHSQITWPQLHHLSFWELFWLNSLMGNWAEAELYATYLLKNSSWSRTIYTYNLAAVKLACIQQRRTTACNITDPDIQALMLEVPAFRQRISGKSLPMEKFMIKRAIRFGAQNSDLVLPLIEQMYLWNIFKLIKANSLIADDILQTINKELVLLKDPSQTSQLYYADNRALCLLLRGAFYRQMEQPNLALQDLHDCLTQRGIKEDLFLLPYAYVESALCYVPFNKNQAISMLQDTKKKFSHYALESRLHLRIHMALMDLNDNTDGEL, from the exons ATGTCGGTCACCCAAGCAGCGTTCAAAGATGGTCAAAAATGGGATTTAAATGAAGAAGAGTCAGATTTCGAG GAATATTATGATGCCTGCTCGGATCATTACGGCTTTGATAGCTATAAAACTGATTTTAAAACATCTATAGAGCACGCCGAACTGGCGttgcaatatttttttaataaccAATTCGATGAAGCAAGAAATATTTTGCAACCATTCGCCGAAACAAGCTTTTATCACTCATTGGGATATGCagtattttcttttcttgagGCTATGCTTACTTTCGAAAATATCGAGGGTGCGTCGGCGAAAATAAAAAAGTGTATAGAGCTTTGCCAATTATTCAGGAAAAAGAATACTCTAACGGAATCCATCACTAGTACATTCAAGAAG AAAAACTATTCCCAGCTAACAGATCAGGAATGCCATGCTGAGCTGTGTTTGGCAGAGGCTTTATTAATGAACGCCCTCTTAACATTCATTGAGAATGATAATCTGAGTGGACTGATTCGTGGTAGCCTCAAAGTACGGCAATGTTATAGTGGTTTCAG AGCATGTGAGCAAATAATGAAGTCTCGTGAATGGATCTTCGACGTGGTCAAGGACTCAGCATCGGCTAGCACCCATTTCGCCAGTGGAGTGTATATGGGGATTGGAACGTTCAACCTTATGATATCAATATTACCTGGACGTATACTAAACATTCTTAAATTTATTGGATTTACGGGCAGCAAG actACTGGCCTAGATTATCTAAAGAAGGGAAACCGAGAAAAAGGGTTGCGCCAGATTCTTTGCGGATTGTCCTTGCTTGGGTATTATCTTGTGGTAATAGCTATGCTAAGCGATCGGCAGTCGGACTCCGATGTACAGTTTTGCGATGAAATTCTAACAGCTCAGCTTGCCAAATATCCAAAGGGAGGATGGATACTTTTTCTTAAGGGACGACTTGAGCTAATCAAAGGAAATTTGTTTGCAGCAGAGTTATGGTACTTAAAATCAGTGCATTCACAAATCACGTGGCCACAACTTCACCATTTAAGCTTTTGGGAGCTTTTTTGGTTGAATAGTCTAATGGGAAATTGGGCAGAGGCAGAACTATATGCAACATATTTGCTGAAAAATAGTAGTTGGTCACGAACCATTTATACATATAATTTAGCCGCGGTCAAATTGGCATGCATTCAACAGAGAAGGACCACTGCTTGTAACATTACCGATCCTGATATACAGGCTCTAATGCTTGAAGTCCCCGCATTTAGGCAGAGGATTTCTGGGAAATCGCTACCAATGGAGAAGTTTATGATTAAGCGAGCAATTCGTTTTGGCGCTCAAAACAGTGATCTCGTTCTCCCGCTTATCGAGCAAATGTATCTGTGGAacatatttaaattgattaaagCAAACTCACTTATCGCCGACGATATTCTACAGACAATTAATAAAGAGTTAGTCCTGCTAAAGGACCCAAGTCAAACTTCACAATTATACTATGCAGACAATCGAGCCCTTTGTCTCTTGCTGCGTGGAGCTTTCTATAGGCAAATGGAGCAGCCGAATCTAGCTCTTCA GGACTTGCACGATTGCTTAACACAAAGAGGAATTAAGGAGGACTTGTTTTTATTACCATATGCTTATGTTGAGTCCGCCCTTTGTTACGTACCtttcaacaaaaatcaagCCATATCCATGCTACAGGATACCAA GAAAAAGTTTTCGCACTACGCGTTAGAGTCCCGGCTGCACCTCAGGATACACATGGCGCTAATGGATTTAAATGATAATACCGACGGGGAATTGTAA